In Salana multivorans, a single genomic region encodes these proteins:
- a CDS encoding glycoside hydrolase family 2 protein, translated as MTTVDHADVRASLQDGTYPRPQLLRESWADLSGPWTFAFDDEDAGRAAGWHTSRGFDRTIQVPFPPESAASGIGDPTPRSVFWYQREVTADELAAAGHAPGRRLRLNFGAVDYRCEVWVDGTCVGGHVGGQTPFSFDVTDALADTATHSVVVRAYDDPRDAAQPRGKQDWQDEPHAIWYHRTSGIWQPVWLESVPPVAVGVLHWTVDVPRASVVARIVLGERPSGETPVEVELSFDGRRIARVATQTTEPELEVTLQLPDVVNGQGYHAMVWHPDRPRLVDAVVRVGDDVVASYLGLRTAGVEGGRFALNGEPYYLRSVLSQGYWPDSHLAAPSAEALRREVELIKELGFNAARLHQKYEDPRLLFWADRLGLLLWGEAPAALAFGPTAVERTIAEWLRVVERDYSHPSIVAWVPLNESWGVQYIRYDHRMVEFARAITALTRAVDATRPVVCNDGWEQVDTDVVAIHDYEWDGGVIAERYRDQVAIDHMLDTVGPAGRPLVLAGDVTGKPVMLTEFGGVSFDTSQRRDAWGYSVATSPEDFATRVGAILDGVRASRVLAGYCYTQLTDTLQETNGLLNADRTPKLPVEQLRGIITGR; from the coding sequence ATGACCACTGTCGATCATGCCGACGTCCGCGCCAGCCTCCAGGACGGCACGTACCCCCGCCCCCAGCTCCTGCGCGAGAGCTGGGCCGACCTCAGCGGACCGTGGACGTTCGCCTTCGACGACGAGGACGCCGGCCGCGCGGCCGGCTGGCACACCAGCCGCGGCTTCGACCGGACGATCCAGGTGCCGTTCCCGCCCGAGTCGGCCGCGTCCGGCATCGGCGACCCGACCCCCCGCAGCGTCTTCTGGTACCAGCGCGAGGTGACGGCGGACGAGCTGGCCGCCGCGGGCCACGCGCCCGGCCGCCGGCTGCGGCTCAACTTCGGCGCCGTCGACTACCGGTGCGAGGTCTGGGTCGACGGCACGTGCGTCGGCGGGCACGTCGGCGGCCAGACGCCGTTCTCGTTCGACGTCACCGACGCCCTGGCCGACACGGCGACCCACTCGGTCGTCGTGCGGGCGTACGACGACCCGCGCGACGCCGCCCAGCCCCGCGGGAAGCAGGACTGGCAGGACGAGCCGCACGCCATCTGGTACCACCGGACCTCCGGCATCTGGCAGCCCGTGTGGCTCGAGTCGGTCCCGCCCGTCGCCGTCGGCGTCCTGCACTGGACGGTCGACGTGCCGCGGGCGAGCGTCGTCGCGCGGATCGTGCTCGGCGAGCGGCCGAGCGGCGAGACGCCGGTCGAGGTCGAGCTGTCCTTCGACGGCCGACGGATCGCGCGGGTGGCGACCCAGACCACCGAGCCCGAGCTCGAGGTGACCCTCCAGCTCCCGGACGTCGTCAACGGCCAGGGCTACCACGCGATGGTGTGGCACCCGGACCGGCCGAGGCTCGTCGACGCCGTCGTGCGGGTGGGCGACGACGTCGTCGCGTCCTACCTGGGCCTGCGGACGGCCGGCGTCGAGGGCGGCCGGTTCGCGCTCAACGGCGAGCCGTACTACCTGCGCTCGGTGCTCAGCCAGGGCTACTGGCCCGACAGCCACCTGGCGGCGCCCAGCGCGGAGGCGCTGCGCCGCGAGGTCGAGCTGATCAAGGAGCTCGGCTTCAACGCGGCCCGGCTGCACCAGAAGTACGAGGACCCCCGGCTGCTGTTCTGGGCCGACCGCCTGGGCCTGCTGCTCTGGGGCGAGGCGCCGGCCGCGCTCGCGTTCGGACCGACGGCCGTCGAGCGCACGATCGCCGAGTGGCTCCGCGTCGTCGAGCGGGACTACTCCCACCCGTCGATCGTCGCGTGGGTGCCGCTGAACGAGAGCTGGGGCGTCCAGTACATCCGCTACGACCACCGGATGGTCGAGTTCGCCCGCGCCATCACGGCGCTCACGCGCGCGGTCGACGCGACCCGGCCGGTGGTCTGCAACGACGGCTGGGAGCAGGTGGACACCGACGTCGTCGCGATCCACGACTACGAGTGGGACGGCGGCGTCATCGCCGAGCGGTACCGCGACCAGGTCGCGATCGACCACATGCTCGACACCGTCGGGCCGGCGGGCCGGCCGCTCGTGCTCGCGGGCGACGTCACCGGCAAGCCGGTCATGCTCACCGAGTTCGGCGGCGTCTCCTTCGACACCTCGCAGCGGCGGGACGCCTGGGGCTACTCCGTCGCGACCTCGCCCGAGGACTTCGCGACGCGCGTCGGCGCGATCCTGGACGGGGTGCGCGCCAGCCGGGTGCTGGCCGGCTACTGCTACACCCAGCTCACCGACACGCTGCAGGAGACGAACGGGCTGCTCAACGCCGACCGGACGCCGAAGCTGCCCGTCGAGCAGCTCCGCGGCATCATCACCGGGCGGTAG